One Pseudorhodoplanes sinuspersici DNA segment encodes these proteins:
- a CDS encoding phytoene desaturase family protein yields MSDPYDVVIIGAGHNGLVCAAYLGMAGLKVKMVERRSEVGGAAVTEEFYPGFRNSVAAYTVSLLNPKVIRDLELPWHGLKIVERRALNFLPSDDGRYLLTGEGRTKREIAKFSEKDAANYDAFSDELNDIADVLRDLVLQAPPNLVQGWSARSFREALRLAFVGKRLRNLNIERQRALLDLFAKSAADYLDGWFESDPVKAVFGFDAVVGNYASPYTPGSAYVLLHHCFGEVNGKKGIWGHAIGGMGAITQAMAKSARSRGVDIETKAGVRELIVEKSRTNGVVLDDGRIIRARAVVSNVNPRLLYERLVPNEALPPEFSARMKRWKCGSGTFRMNVALSELPSFTVLPARACGDHHTAGIILAPSLGYMDRAYDDARKFGWSREPIVEMLIPSTLDDTLAPKGQHVASLFCQHAAPELPDGTSWDDHRDEVADLMIATVDRFAPGFKQSVIARKALTPLDLERDFGLIGGDIFHGAMSLDQIFSARPMLGHADYRSPVAGLYLCGSGTHPGGGVTGAPGHNAAKVIVSDLKRRR; encoded by the coding sequence GTGAGCGATCCCTACGACGTGGTCATCATCGGCGCGGGCCATAACGGGCTCGTCTGTGCCGCTTATCTCGGCATGGCCGGACTGAAGGTGAAGATGGTCGAGCGCCGCTCGGAGGTGGGCGGCGCTGCGGTGACGGAAGAATTTTATCCCGGCTTCCGTAACTCGGTCGCGGCTTACACCGTCAGCCTGCTCAATCCCAAGGTGATCCGCGATCTCGAGCTACCATGGCATGGACTGAAAATCGTCGAACGGCGCGCGTTGAACTTTCTGCCGAGCGACGACGGACGCTATCTCCTGACCGGCGAGGGTCGCACGAAGCGCGAGATCGCGAAATTCAGCGAGAAGGACGCGGCGAATTACGATGCGTTCAGCGACGAACTCAACGACATCGCCGATGTGCTGCGCGATTTGGTGCTGCAAGCGCCCCCGAACCTTGTCCAGGGATGGAGCGCGCGGAGTTTCCGCGAGGCATTACGGCTGGCCTTCGTCGGCAAGCGGCTGCGCAACCTCAATATCGAACGCCAGCGCGCCTTGCTTGATCTGTTCGCGAAATCGGCCGCCGATTATCTCGATGGCTGGTTCGAATCCGATCCCGTGAAGGCCGTATTCGGTTTCGACGCCGTGGTCGGCAATTACGCCAGCCCCTACACACCGGGTTCGGCCTATGTGCTGCTGCATCACTGCTTCGGCGAAGTGAATGGCAAGAAGGGCATCTGGGGCCACGCAATAGGCGGCATGGGCGCGATCACGCAGGCGATGGCGAAATCGGCTCGCTCGCGCGGCGTTGATATCGAGACCAAGGCTGGCGTACGCGAGTTGATTGTCGAGAAAAGCCGCACGAATGGCGTTGTACTCGACGATGGCCGCATCATTCGCGCGAGAGCCGTCGTCTCCAACGTCAATCCACGACTGCTTTATGAACGGCTCGTTCCGAACGAAGCTCTACCGCCGGAATTCTCGGCACGGATGAAAAGATGGAAATGCGGTTCCGGCACCTTCCGTATGAATGTCGCGCTCTCGGAATTGCCGAGCTTCACCGTCCTGCCCGCCCGCGCGTGTGGCGACCATCATACCGCCGGAATCATTCTGGCTCCCTCGCTCGGTTATATGGACCGCGCCTACGACGATGCGCGCAAATTCGGCTGGAGCCGCGAGCCGATCGTGGAAATGCTGATTCCATCGACACTCGACGACACACTGGCTCCGAAGGGTCAGCATGTCGCGAGCCTGTTTTGTCAGCATGCCGCGCCGGAACTGCCGGACGGAACATCATGGGATGATCATCGCGACGAGGTCGCCGACCTGATGATCGCGACCGTCGATCGCTTCGCGCCCGGCTTCAAGCAAAGTGTGATTGCGCGCAAGGCGCTGACGCCGCTTGACCTCGAACGCGATTTCGGCCTGATCGGCGGCGACATCTTTCATGGAGCGATGTCGCTCGACCAGATTTTCTCGGCGCGGCCGATGCTCGGCCATGCCGATTATCGGAGCCCCGTTGCCGGTCTTTATCTCTGCGGCTCGGGCACGCATCCTGGCGGCGGCGTTACCGGCGCGCCAGGACATAATGCGGCGAAGGTGATCGTGAGTGATTTGAAGCGGCGGCGTTGA
- a CDS encoding SAM-dependent methyltransferase, with translation MASRFAVLRPTFYALTLVAGLTAGAVYAQQEPRLDVIYVPTPQQVVDRMLQLADVKQGDYMIDFGCGDGRMVVTAAKRGARGYGVDINPQRIKEANENAKAAGVTDKVEFKIANLFEEDLSKADVMAMYLLTDINLRLRPKILDTMKPGSRIVSHAFDMGDWKPEVHENVDGRNVYFWIVPAKVNGTWQFDGPNKMKVTLDQKYQFFTGKAEMDGKSVDITDGKLTGADISFTINGQTYTGKVDGNTISGANWKATKA, from the coding sequence ATGGCTTCGCGTTTCGCAGTGTTGCGTCCGACCTTCTATGCGTTGACCCTCGTAGCGGGTCTCACGGCCGGTGCTGTCTATGCCCAGCAGGAACCGCGCCTCGACGTCATTTACGTCCCGACGCCGCAGCAGGTGGTGGATCGGATGCTGCAACTCGCCGACGTCAAACAGGGCGATTACATGATCGATTTCGGCTGTGGCGACGGCCGCATGGTGGTGACAGCAGCAAAGCGCGGCGCGCGCGGTTACGGTGTCGACATCAACCCGCAGCGCATCAAGGAAGCCAACGAGAACGCCAAGGCCGCCGGCGTGACCGACAAGGTCGAATTCAAGATCGCCAACCTGTTCGAGGAAGACCTCAGCAAAGCCGACGTAATGGCGATGTATCTCCTCACCGACATCAATCTGCGGCTGCGTCCGAAGATCCTCGACACCATGAAGCCGGGCTCTCGCATCGTCTCGCATGCTTTCGACATGGGAGACTGGAAGCCTGAGGTTCATGAAAATGTCGACGGCCGCAATGTCTATTTCTGGATCGTGCCGGCCAAGGTGAACGGCACCTGGCAGTTCGACGGTCCCAACAAGATGAAGGTGACGCTCGATCAAAAATATCAGTTCTTCACCGGCAAGGCCGAAATGGACGGAAAATCGGTCGACATCACCGACGGCAAGCTGACGGGCGCCGACATATCCTTCACGATTAACGGTCAGACCTATACCGGTAAAGTCGATGGCAACACCATCAGCGGCGCCAATTGGAAGGCCACCAAGGCGTAA
- a CDS encoding MFS transporter yields MTTEAAHTRLSTHRMRGVVVLVGILGCIYSISQFLRNSVGVIAPNLASELDLSASQIGFLASAFFFAFAGAQIPLGIALDRYGPRRCMLFCAAVAVAGALIFAAAPSPGWLIAARILMGLGSSCYLMAPLALYARQFSPDRFATLVGFQIGLGSLGTLLATAPFAFAVAVLGWRASFVIIAAAMVVATLAIVLIVPKDDGSEADRSAESLRDSFAGTRDAIRTPSFWPVFLLQLTGYSSFVLVVGLWGGPYLTHVYGYSLTERGNMLLVAVVAQVIGSFLWGPSDRLFNSYKIPVLAGSLLTAGLMALAAIVGAFSPTGLLLWFIALGGMTAYLTVLIAHGKSLFPPKLVGRGLTLFNMATMGGVFLTQAATGLIIDLFPQVDGGYSVDAYRTVFAVQAICILLGSLAYLRSRDPRKQL; encoded by the coding sequence ATGACGACCGAGGCTGCGCATACGCGCCTGTCCACGCATCGGATGCGCGGTGTGGTGGTGCTCGTCGGTATTCTCGGCTGCATCTACAGTATCAGCCAGTTCCTGCGGAATTCCGTCGGAGTCATTGCGCCCAATCTTGCGAGCGAGCTTGATCTCTCGGCGTCGCAGATTGGTTTTCTCGCCAGTGCGTTCTTCTTCGCCTTCGCAGGTGCACAGATCCCGCTGGGTATCGCGCTGGATCGTTACGGGCCACGGCGCTGCATGTTGTTCTGTGCTGCCGTAGCCGTCGCCGGTGCGCTGATCTTTGCCGCTGCGCCATCGCCTGGCTGGCTGATCGCCGCGCGCATTTTGATGGGGCTTGGCTCATCCTGTTATCTGATGGCACCACTCGCCCTCTATGCCAGACAATTCTCTCCGGACCGCTTTGCGACGTTGGTCGGATTTCAGATCGGTCTCGGCTCACTCGGGACGTTGCTGGCGACCGCACCTTTCGCCTTCGCCGTTGCCGTCCTGGGATGGCGGGCCAGCTTCGTCATTATTGCCGCTGCCATGGTGGTTGCAACGCTGGCCATCGTCCTGATCGTTCCGAAAGACGATGGATCGGAAGCGGACCGATCTGCTGAAAGCTTGCGGGACAGTTTTGCCGGCACGCGGGACGCAATACGCACGCCATCGTTCTGGCCGGTCTTCCTGCTTCAGCTCACCGGCTATTCAAGTTTTGTGCTCGTGGTCGGTCTCTGGGGCGGTCCATACCTCACGCACGTTTACGGCTATAGCCTCACCGAGCGCGGCAACATGCTGCTGGTGGCGGTGGTCGCCCAGGTGATCGGCTCCTTTCTCTGGGGGCCGAGCGACCGGCTCTTCAACAGCTACAAGATCCCCGTTCTGGCTGGGAGTTTGCTGACGGCGGGCCTTATGGCGCTGGCAGCCATTGTTGGCGCGTTTTCGCCGACCGGATTGCTGTTGTGGTTCATCGCCCTCGGCGGCATGACCGCTTATCTCACCGTCCTGATCGCGCATGGGAAGTCGCTGTTCCCGCCGAAGCTGGTCGGACGCGGCCTCACGCTGTTCAACATGGCCACAATGGGAGGTGTTTTCCTCACTCAGGCGGCCACCGGATTAATTATCGACCTGTTTCCACAAGTGGACGGGGGGTATTCCGTAGACGCATACCGCACGGTGTTCGCCGTCCAAGCGATCTGTATCTTATTGGGATCACTAGCTTATTTGCGTTCGCGAGATCCGCGAAAACAGCTCTGA
- a CDS encoding DUF1036 domain-containing protein — protein MARIAALAVMFVCVWSGSASADFRLCNNTGGKVGISLGYKDNDGWVTEGWWNLAPRSCETLLRGNLVARFYYVYAIDYDRGGEWSGKAFMCTREKEYTIRGTEDCLARGFDRTGFFEVDTGEQRSWTVQLTETSDQAPLTPGIPSVTLPQTGTRPPTGVVPITPNGNQKR, from the coding sequence ATGGCGCGTATTGCCGCGCTTGCGGTGATGTTTGTCTGTGTATGGAGCGGCAGCGCGTCTGCGGATTTCCGCCTCTGCAACAATACCGGCGGCAAAGTCGGCATTTCGCTGGGCTACAAGGACAATGACGGCTGGGTCACCGAAGGTTGGTGGAATCTCGCCCCCCGCTCCTGCGAGACGCTCCTGCGCGGCAATCTCGTCGCACGATTTTATTATGTCTATGCCATCGACTACGACCGCGGCGGCGAGTGGTCAGGCAAAGCATTCATGTGTACGCGCGAGAAGGAATATACGATCCGCGGGACCGAGGATTGCCTGGCGCGCGGCTTCGACCGCACCGGCTTTTTCGAAGTCGATACCGGCGAGCAGCGCTCCTGGACCGTGCAGCTCACCGAAACCAGTGACCAGGCTCCGCTGACACCCGGCATTCCATCCGTCACCCTGCCGCAAACCGGAACGCGCCCGCCCACCGGCGTTGTGCCGATCACACCGAATGGAAATCAGAAACGATGA
- the pyk gene encoding pyruvate kinase, with the protein MRRQRRTKIVATLGPASGDRNVITRLFEAGADVFRINMSHTSHDRMRELIDMIRSIEHEQGRPIGILVDLQGPKLRLGTFGGGFTMVKKGDTFVLDSNKEAGDAGRVYLPHPEILEATQPGQTLLLDDGKVRLICIDKAPGQLTTRVEVGGKLSDRKGVSLPETTLPFSALTEKDRSDLDAALNAGIDWLALSFIQRPDDIAEAKKIARGRAAIMAKIEKPQAVTRLEEILEVTDSLMVARGDLGVEMPLEKVPGIQKQITRAARRAGKPVIVATQMLESMITSPVPTRAEVSDVSIAVFEGADAIMLSAESAAGQYPVEAVATMNRIAEEVERDPTYRSVIQAQRAEPEATGADAIAAAARQIAETLDLSTVICWTFSGSTAFRVARERPMPPVVAISPNIATGRRLSLVWGVHCVVAEDAHDQDDMVERACRIAFSDGFAKAGRRVIIVAGVPLGTPGATNMLRIAFVGADQADH; encoded by the coding sequence ATGAGACGGCAGCGCCGCACCAAAATCGTCGCCACCCTCGGACCCGCCTCGGGTGACCGCAACGTCATCACCCGTCTGTTCGAAGCCGGCGCCGACGTGTTTCGCATCAACATGAGTCATACCTCGCATGACCGCATGCGCGAACTCATCGATATGATCCGTTCGATCGAGCATGAGCAAGGTCGCCCGATCGGTATCCTGGTCGATCTGCAGGGACCGAAGCTGCGGCTTGGAACGTTCGGGGGCGGCTTCACGATGGTGAAGAAGGGCGACACCTTCGTCCTCGATTCCAACAAGGAAGCCGGCGATGCCGGTCGTGTCTATCTGCCGCACCCGGAAATTCTCGAAGCCACGCAGCCCGGTCAGACCTTGCTGCTCGACGACGGCAAGGTTCGACTGATCTGCATCGACAAGGCGCCCGGTCAACTGACGACACGTGTGGAAGTCGGCGGCAAATTGTCGGACCGCAAGGGCGTCAGTTTGCCGGAAACCACACTGCCCTTCTCTGCGCTGACAGAGAAGGATCGCTCCGATCTCGACGCGGCCTTGAATGCAGGCATTGACTGGCTAGCCCTGTCGTTCATCCAGCGGCCGGATGACATAGCGGAAGCCAAGAAAATTGCACGCGGTCGCGCTGCAATCATGGCCAAGATCGAAAAGCCGCAAGCCGTTACACGGCTTGAAGAAATCCTGGAAGTCACCGACTCATTGATGGTTGCGCGCGGCGACCTCGGTGTTGAAATGCCGCTTGAGAAAGTGCCGGGCATTCAGAAGCAGATCACGCGCGCGGCGCGCCGGGCCGGCAAGCCGGTTATCGTCGCAACACAGATGCTGGAATCAATGATCACCAGCCCGGTGCCGACACGCGCTGAAGTCTCGGACGTCTCGATCGCCGTGTTCGAAGGCGCAGATGCGATCATGCTGTCTGCGGAATCCGCCGCCGGGCAATATCCTGTCGAAGCGGTTGCCACCATGAACCGCATTGCCGAGGAAGTGGAGCGCGATCCGACCTATCGCTCCGTCATCCAGGCGCAGCGCGCCGAGCCGGAAGCGACCGGCGCCGACGCGATTGCCGCTGCTGCGCGTCAGATCGCCGAAACGCTCGATCTGTCCACGGTCATCTGCTGGACGTTCTCAGGCTCCACGGCCTTTCGCGTTGCCCGCGAGCGGCCGATGCCGCCTGTCGTCGCGATCTCGCCGAATATCGCAACGGGGCGCAGACTATCGCTGGTCTGGGGCGTGCATTGCGTCGTGGCAGAAGATGCGCACGATCAGGACGACATGGTCGAACGCGCCTGCCGCATCGCCTTCAGCGACGGTTTTGCCAAAGCCGGGCGTCGCGTCATCATCGTCGCCGGCGTGCCGCTCGGTACCCCGGGTGCAACAAACATGCTTCGGATTGCGTTTGTTGGAGCCGATCAGGCCGATCACTAG
- the ykgO gene encoding type B 50S ribosomal protein L36: MKVRNSLKSLRARHRDNRLVRRKGRVYVINKTQRRFKARQG; this comes from the coding sequence ATGAAAGTCCGCAATTCGCTCAAGTCGCTGCGTGCGCGTCACCGCGACAATCGTCTCGTCCGCCGCAAGGGCCGGGTCTACGTGATCAACAAGACCCAGCGCCGTTTCAAGGCCCGTCAGGGCTGA
- a CDS encoding tetratricopeptide repeat protein, whose translation MPYARIRFRLIAAICAFLVATPIAAQEGGLPQPPDKLPKIQRGQDIEFLFGALKAAPDAETAKAVEGRIWSLWMISPSDTANLLMTRVRTAVGVKNLDLAVTLLDSIVMLRPDYVEAWNRRATINYMRKDYGPALEDIQQVLAREPRHFGALVGLGLIMQELGEDKRALEVYRKAIEINPHLPRIPDLIKSLGEKVEGRDI comes from the coding sequence ATGCCTTACGCGCGAATCCGCTTCCGTCTGATCGCTGCCATCTGCGCCTTTTTGGTCGCGACCCCGATCGCCGCACAAGAAGGCGGCCTGCCGCAGCCGCCCGATAAGCTGCCGAAAATCCAGCGCGGCCAGGATATCGAATTCCTCTTCGGTGCCTTGAAGGCAGCGCCCGATGCCGAAACCGCCAAGGCGGTGGAGGGGCGGATCTGGTCGCTGTGGATGATATCTCCGAGCGACACGGCCAATCTGCTGATGACGCGGGTGCGGACTGCGGTTGGGGTCAAGAATCTCGATCTTGCGGTGACGCTGCTCGATTCCATCGTCATGCTGCGTCCCGATTATGTTGAGGCGTGGAACAGACGCGCGACGATCAATTATATGCGCAAGGATTACGGCCCCGCGCTCGAGGATATCCAGCAAGTGCTGGCGCGCGAGCCGCGGCATTTCGGGGCGCTCGTCGGACTTGGGCTGATCATGCAGGAGCTCGGTGAGGACAAGCGGGCTCTAGAGGTCTATCGCAAGGCGATCGAGATCAATCCGCATCTGCCGCGCATCCCCGATCTCATCAAGTCACTCGGCGAGAAGGTCGAGGGCCGGGATATCTGA
- a CDS encoding APC family permease: MATQTSGAPRASLSVLDGALMMVGIIIGIGIFKTPQLVATFSPNEWTFVGLWIAGGLTTLIGALVYAELAAAYPSTGGEYHFLTRALGPSVGFLFAWARTTVIQTGAIAAVAFVLGDYAQEILPLGSYGPAIYAGAGLLILTLINISGTYESKTAQNILTTLLVAAMLAIVIIGFMNGGSKAAAPAAGDSGYGMVGLAMVFILLTYGGWNEAAYLSADVRNVRRDMVRILLIGTAIVTSVYVLVNIAYLMALGLEGLRKSDTIAADVMRAGLGPIGAMVVSLIVCCAALSTMNASIFTGARLYHALGQDLSLERLQVWDAARNNPRNAIILQSVIAMTLVFFGAIARDGFKAMVEYTAPVFWFFLLLVGVSFFVLRQKDPQRERPFRVPLYPVVPALFCLICAYLVYSSLVYTGRGALFGVAVLAVGIPLMLWVRKKQSVAPAE; this comes from the coding sequence ATGGCAACGCAAACCTCCGGCGCACCGCGCGCGAGCCTCTCCGTTCTCGATGGCGCACTGATGATGGTCGGCATCATCATCGGCATCGGCATCTTCAAGACGCCACAGCTTGTGGCAACGTTCAGCCCGAACGAATGGACATTCGTCGGACTTTGGATCGCCGGCGGACTGACCACTCTGATTGGAGCTCTGGTCTACGCGGAATTGGCTGCGGCATATCCTTCGACCGGCGGTGAATATCATTTTCTGACCAGAGCACTCGGGCCGTCGGTCGGCTTCCTGTTTGCCTGGGCACGAACGACCGTTATCCAGACCGGCGCGATTGCCGCCGTCGCCTTTGTACTGGGCGATTATGCGCAAGAAATTTTGCCGCTGGGCTCCTATGGACCGGCGATCTATGCCGGCGCGGGTCTCCTGATCCTGACGCTGATTAACATTTCCGGCACCTACGAAAGCAAAACGGCGCAGAACATCCTCACCACGCTTCTGGTTGCGGCGATGCTGGCCATCGTGATCATCGGCTTCATGAATGGCGGATCGAAAGCGGCGGCTCCCGCTGCCGGCGACTCCGGATACGGCATGGTCGGACTGGCCATGGTGTTCATTCTCCTGACCTATGGCGGCTGGAACGAAGCGGCCTATCTCTCGGCCGATGTGCGCAACGTGCGACGCGACATGGTGCGCATCCTCTTGATCGGCACCGCTATCGTCACCTCCGTCTATGTGCTGGTGAACATCGCTTATCTGATGGCGCTTGGGCTTGAGGGGCTGCGCAAAAGCGACACGATTGCGGCCGATGTCATGCGCGCCGGCCTCGGTCCCATCGGCGCCATGGTGGTGAGCCTCATCGTCTGCTGCGCGGCATTGTCGACCATGAACGCCAGCATCTTCACCGGTGCTCGTTTATATCACGCACTCGGCCAGGATCTCTCGCTCGAGCGCCTACAGGTCTGGGACGCCGCGCGCAACAACCCGCGCAACGCCATCATCCTGCAAAGCGTCATCGCGATGACCCTCGTCTTCTTCGGTGCCATTGCGCGCGACGGATTCAAGGCAATGGTCGAATATACGGCACCCGTTTTCTGGTTCTTCCTGTTGCTGGTTGGCGTCTCGTTCTTTGTGCTGCGGCAGAAGGACCCACAACGCGAGCGGCCGTTCCGTGTCCCGTTGTATCCGGTCGTTCCTGCACTTTTCTGCCTAATTTGCGCCTATCTGGTCTATTCCAGCCTGGTCTATACTGGCCGTGGCGCGCTGTTTGGCGTGGCAGTGCTGGCCGTCGGCATTCCGTTGATGCTGTGGGTCCGCAAAAAGCAATCGGTCGCGCCGGCGGAATAG
- the cpdR gene encoding cell cycle two-component system response regulator CpdR gives MNSDLPKILLAEDDTDMRRFLVKALQNAGFNVVSYDNGLSAYQRLREEPFELLLTDIVMPEMDGIELARRASELDPDIKIMFITGFAAVALNADSQAPKHAKVLSKPVHLRDLVNEVQKMLAA, from the coding sequence ATGAACAGCGATCTGCCGAAAATCCTGCTTGCGGAAGACGACACCGATATGCGGCGCTTTCTCGTGAAGGCTCTGCAAAATGCCGGATTTAACGTGGTGTCATATGACAACGGTCTGTCGGCCTATCAGCGGTTGCGCGAAGAACCGTTCGAACTGCTGCTCACCGATATCGTGATGCCGGAAATGGATGGCATTGAGCTGGCGCGCCGGGCTTCCGAACTCGATCCGGACATCAAGATCATGTTCATCACCGGCTTTGCCGCCGTCGCACTGAATGCGGATTCTCAGGCGCCAAAGCATGCCAAGGTTCTCTCAAAGCCAGTGCATCTGCGCGACCTCGTTAACGAGGTGCAGAAGATGCTGGCGGCCTGA
- the hisN gene encoding histidinol-phosphatase yields the protein MTTIDFTTFVEQLASVSGETILPFFRTSLGIDDKGEHGHFDPVTAADRAAEQAMRSLIKRSFPEHGIIGEEFGNERADAEYVWVLDPIDGTKSFISGMPVWGTLVALTRFGEPVFGMMHQPFMQEMFSGDGGAARYRGPGGRRNLRVRPCASLADAILFTTSPLLMNETDRATFMSVEKSVKLSRYGGDCYAYCMLAAGHIDLVIETELKPYDILPLIPIITGAGGIVTSWDGGPAANGGRVIAAGDKRVHEAAMKRLSV from the coding sequence ATGACGACAATCGATTTCACGACATTCGTCGAGCAATTGGCTTCGGTCTCCGGCGAAACCATCTTGCCGTTTTTCCGCACTTCGCTGGGCATCGACGACAAGGGGGAGCATGGACACTTCGATCCGGTAACCGCAGCCGACCGCGCGGCCGAACAGGCGATGCGGTCTTTGATCAAGCGCAGCTTTCCTGAACACGGCATCATCGGTGAGGAATTTGGCAACGAACGCGCCGATGCCGAATATGTTTGGGTTCTCGATCCGATCGACGGCACAAAATCTTTCATTTCCGGCATGCCGGTCTGGGGCACGCTGGTTGCCCTGACGCGGTTTGGTGAGCCGGTCTTCGGCATGATGCATCAACCTTTCATGCAGGAGATGTTCTCCGGCGATGGCGGCGCCGCGCGCTATCGTGGTCCGGGCGGACGCCGCAACTTACGTGTGCGGCCTTGCGCTTCTCTTGCCGATGCGATCCTGTTCACCACCAGCCCATTGCTGATGAACGAGACCGATCGCGCGACATTCATGAGCGTCGAGAAATCCGTAAAGCTCTCGCGCTATGGCGGCGATTGTTACGCCTATTGCATGCTGGCGGCGGGGCACATCGATCTGGTGATCGAGACCGAGCTGAAGCCATACGATATCCTGCCGCTGATCCCGATCATTACCGGCGCGGGCGGCATCGTGACGTCATGGGATGGCGGACCGGCCGCGAACGGCGGACGCGTCATCGCTGCGGGCGACAAGCGCGTGCATGAAGCGGCGATGAAGCGGCTCAGCGTATAG
- a CDS encoding TonB family protein, translated as MRALFSICFLLCLVCPSSVSAQHHNAQGIALGWYTDVSRKVLSQFRGAKIVHLQRKYGIRRATAIVQFVAHKTGRIESARIAQSSGNAAFDRTIENIVRSMRLPPIPAGFTNQRVALSQALQFH; from the coding sequence ATGCGCGCTCTTTTTTCTATTTGCTTTCTCTTATGCTTAGTTTGCCCAAGTTCAGTATCCGCACAACATCACAATGCCCAAGGGATTGCCCTCGGCTGGTATACGGACGTCTCGAGAAAAGTTCTTTCACAATTCAGAGGCGCAAAAATCGTGCATTTGCAGCGCAAATACGGGATCAGGCGGGCGACGGCGATCGTTCAGTTTGTCGCGCACAAAACTGGGCGGATTGAATCGGCACGCATCGCGCAGTCCAGCGGTAATGCGGCTTTTGATCGAACCATCGAAAATATAGTGCGATCGATGCGGTTACCGCCCATTCCTGCGGGCTTCACCAATCAACGGGTGGCGTTGAGCCAAGCGCTTCAATTCCACTAG
- a CDS encoding N-formylglutamate amidohydrolase — MSVSDDFDPPFDVIEPERWRGPVVFNSPHSGSIYPRSFLLEARLDVATLRRSEDSFVDELIAGVVPRGYPMMRAHFPRCYVDVNREPYELDPRMFNGRLPSFANTRSMRVAGGLGTVARVVGDAQEIYDQRISVDDALRRIESLYKPYHRALRKLVTRVQGEFGAALLIDCHSMPSATGSRDDRPRADIVVGDRYGTSCVTPVIETTEALLRSLGYSVSRNKPYAGGFITEHYGNPSAGLHAIQIEFNRALYMDERRYERIASFRRLASDIETLADRLATIPLEELRPYRSAAE; from the coding sequence ATGAGCGTTTCCGACGATTTCGACCCGCCCTTCGACGTCATCGAGCCAGAGCGTTGGCGCGGTCCGGTGGTGTTCAATTCACCCCATAGCGGATCGATCTATCCGCGCTCGTTTCTGCTGGAGGCCCGGCTGGATGTCGCCACGCTGCGGCGTTCCGAGGACTCCTTTGTCGATGAGCTGATCGCAGGCGTGGTGCCGCGCGGCTATCCCATGATGCGGGCCCATTTCCCGCGCTGTTATGTGGATGTGAACCGCGAGCCTTACGAGCTCGATCCGCGCATGTTCAATGGACGACTGCCGTCTTTCGCCAATACCCGCTCGATGCGCGTGGCCGGCGGGCTTGGCACCGTGGCGCGGGTGGTCGGCGATGCCCAGGAAATCTACGACCAGCGCATATCGGTCGACGACGCGCTGCGGCGGATCGAAAGCCTGTACAAGCCTTATCACCGGGCGCTGCGGAAACTGGTGACCCGCGTGCAGGGCGAATTTGGCGCGGCGCTGCTGATTGATTGCCACTCCATGCCGTCGGCAACCGGCTCGCGTGATGACCGGCCGCGGGCCGATATTGTGGTCGGGGACCGCTACGGCACGAGCTGCGTGACGCCGGTGATCGAAACGACCGAGGCCCTGCTCCGGTCACTCGGCTACAGTGTCAGCCGTAACAAGCCTTATGCCGGTGGCTTCATCACCGAGCATTACGGCAACCCGTCGGCCGGGCTGCACGCGATCCAGATCGAATTCAATCGGGCATTGTATATGGACGAGCGGCGCTACGAGCGGATTGCCTCGTTCCGGCGGCTTGCGTCGGATATCGAGACCTTGGCCGACCGGTTGGCGACGATTCCGCTGGAGGAATTGCGACCCTATCGGTCCGCTGCCGAGTAA